The Labilibaculum sp. sequence CTCCCGCTTCCGGGCGCTGATCTCCCCAAAAAGGAACTGTTGGGTAACTTGTGTACCGGGGAACCGGCACATTATATTTTTCAATTAATAATTCTCTGTCCATAACTAAACCATCTTTCGGATTAATACCATACAAATATATCTTTTTTTATAAGATAACGCTCCCGAAGCCCTTTACAAATGCATGAAAGCTTTGTAATTATGCGAGTTGATCGATTTTTATCGTGTTTCGGATAATGAAGTATTTATCCTTAAAAATCTATTCATTTCAGTTGCCAGTCCATCAAACAAGTCTGATATTTGCATAAGAACCAATCTGCTAAAGCAATGAAAAAAGAACTTCAAGAAGAATTTACCGCAAAATGGGCGAAATATTTCGGAAGCGAAACCGAATTGCCCATCTGCTTTTGGTACAGCAATGAAAAGGTTCAGGATCAGGAAATCGTTACCAAATCGTGGAACTGTATCATTGCCCTTCTGCACAAAATCCGAAAAGGAACTGCAGCCAGTTTTTCTGCTGATTCAATTGGATGCATGGGCGGAAGATGCTATTCCGGTTTTGCCGGTCGTCCTGCCGGATTAAATATGTTTCTTTCCACCGGCAAAGAAAAATATTTGAAGACTCCTGAAATAGCACAAAAAGCCATCGATCAGTTTCCTGTATTTACTGCTCCTGCAAAATACATCACTTTTAAACGCTGGGATCTGCTCAATGAAAAGGATGAACCCGATGTTGTCATTTTCTTTGCCACTCCCGATATTCTTTCGGGCTTGTTTACTTTGGCAAACTTCGACCAAACAGATCCTTTTAGCAACATTGCCCCTTTTTCTTCGGGCTGCGGTTCAATTATTTCCTACCCTTATCTGGAAAGCAAAAAGGAGAATCCGAAGGCTATTTTAGGGATGTTTGATGTTTCGGCCCGACCTTATGTTCCCGAAAACACATTGAGTTATGCAGTCCCAATGAAAAAATTCAAAAATATGATACAGAATATGGACGAAAGTTTTTTGACTACTGAGGATTGGATGAAGGTAAAAAAACGAATTTAATGCAAAAAAAACTTATTGACCACAATTTAAGTCCCGAAAAATACTTTACATGATTTCATGATTGAGTTTCTTTTCGTACTTTCAGAATCACATCTTAAACTCAACTCTCCTACTCTATGAATCCAAAGGAAATTGTCATCGTAATCAACCCGGGATCAACATCTACTAAAATCGCATTATACAACAGATCAGGGCTTGTTTCTGAACATATTATCCGCCATTCGCAAAAGGAATTGGATCAGTTTCATAAGGTTACCGATCAGTTTGAATACCGTTATCAGATGGTAGAAACCGGATTGGATCAAATGTTATCCAAAAAAGATGTG is a genomic window containing:
- a CDS encoding DUF169 domain-containing protein yields the protein MKKELQEEFTAKWAKYFGSETELPICFWYSNEKVQDQEIVTKSWNCIIALLHKIRKGTAASFSADSIGCMGGRCYSGFAGRPAGLNMFLSTGKEKYLKTPEIAQKAIDQFPVFTAPAKYITFKRWDLLNEKDEPDVVIFFATPDILSGLFTLANFDQTDPFSNIAPFSSGCGSIISYPYLESKKENPKAILGMFDVSARPYVPENTLSYAVPMKKFKNMIQNMDESFLTTEDWMKVKKRI